ACCCCCCAGCAGTTCCTGCCCATCTGGATTTCCTGCCGCGAAGAGGGGCACCAACAACAGCCCACTGCCCTGGCGACGAGGCTCCAAATCCGCCAAACACTGCACCATCTTCGGATCCGGCAGAACGACAGGCTCCGTCAAATGGGCCAGCAAACTACCCCCTAGGCGCAACTTGGCTTTGATGGTTTCTGGCAATGCCTGCGGGATCCCAGGCTCTACCCAAGGATGTTCTGGGGATCCCACCAGCAGAGCCATCCCCGGTAAGAGTGCTTCCAATTGGGCTGGGGTGAGCTGCGGTGCATAAATGCCGACGGGGTGCAATAGCTCCTGTTCTGGCTGCCAAAGGGCGAGGGTACACACATCCGCCTGAAAAGCCGCCCCGATCTGCTGGGTAATGGCGTGGAAGAGGGTGGTCGGCTCCAAGCTGGAGCGAATCGCCGCCGTGATCGAGTGCAACAGGGCCAGCCGTCCCGCTTGCCGATGAGCCTGATCAAACAGGCTGGAGCGGGTGAGGGCAATCGCCAGTTGATAGGCCACCGAACGCAGCAGCTCGATCTCTTCCGCCTGCCAGGTATGGGGCGTAGTCATGTATACCCCCAGCAAGCCGATCATCCCCTCCGGCTCTGGGGTTGACCTCTCCCTTAGCAGCATCTCCCCCCCCAACTGGGGATCCCCTGACCCCGATTCAAAAAACTCCACCCCCGCCGAGCCGACCGAGTGAATCGGGATCAACACCACTGAGCGAGCCTCCAACGCCTGAAAAGCCCTCAACCCTTGCGGGGGTAAGGAATCCTGACCGGGCTCCTGGGGTAGAGCCAGTTGTACCACCTCCCCTTGGCGCAACGGCTCACACAGAGGGCCAAAATCCTGCATGGGATAAATCTGCCCCAGCGAAGCAGTTAAGCCAGCACTATGAGCCTCATGGGTCACCTGAATGGTTTGTTGATGGGGGTTAAGGCTGTAAAAACAGCAACGACTCAACCCTTTCAGCCCAGACGGCAGGAGCGCTTGTTGCAACGCCTGCAGGGCGGTGGTCACGATCTGATCCCAGTGCAAAGAGCAGTGAACGGTATTGGTGATGCGGTTTAACAAGGCCTCACGGGCGGCCTGCCGCTGGCTGCGCTCCAACAGTTGCGCATTGATGATGGCGCTGGCGGTGTAGGAACAGAGGAACTTCACCACCTCCAAGAAATTGGCATCCAAGGGAGTATGGCTAAAAAGACCCAAAGCCCCCAATCGCTCCTCACCCCGGTTGATCGGGTAGGCGACAAAGCTGCGCAAATGATTGGCTTCCACCCACTCAGGGGCAGGCATCCAGGGTTCTTGGGCCGGATTGTTGCTCAACAGCGGCAATCCCTGCTGAGCCACCCGTCCTAACGGGCTGTCATCTGGAACAATGCGCTGTATTTGTTCTTTCGCCGGGCTTGCTAGGCCAGCATGAGCTACCGACTGAAAACACCCCTGCTGGGGGTCGAAAAACCAAATGCGGGCAGAGGCAGCCCCCAAGCGACTGACCACCTGCTGCACCAGCGTTTCCGCCAGTTTCAGAAGGCGCTGCTCCAACGCCCCAGCTTCAGAAGGCAGTTGGGAAGACAGCAGCACCAATTCCTGCACAATTTGGTTGGCAGCCTGAAGCTGTACCAACAAAGTGGGATCCAAACCTGCAAGAGCAACTGAAGACATGTCAGTACAGAACCCAGCTCAAGCAACCAACTTCTGCACAGCCTGAAGCCGTCCCAACGCCCAACCCCGCCGCTGCAGGAGGACAAACGACTCCATCAAATCCGGCCCCTGTAAATCTCCTGTCAGAGCCGCCCGCAAACTTTTCAGCAGCAGACCCTTTTTCAGACCCTGGGTTTTGGCCACCTGATCCACCAAAGGCTTCAGGGTCTCAACCGTTACTTTGACAGAAGTAACGGTTTGCAAGGCTTCTGCCATTGCCGTCATTGCCTCTGCCACCCCTGGGATCCGCAACTGTTCTAGCGCCGGCAAGGTATAGCTGAGGGATTCCTGCAGCAAAAAGCGACTCAAGGAGGGAGCATCCGTCAAGCGGTCAATGCCATCCCCGATCAGACGGGCCACATCCTCCAGCCAAGCGGGATCCGGCACCGTTGCCAGCTCCAACCCCGCCGCTTGCCAAAAGGGGCTAAGCCGCTCCACGAGTTCCGGTGGGGAGAGCTGTTTGATGTACTGGCTATTGATCCAGTTGAGCTTATCCCAGTCGAAGCGGGCTGCAGAGCGGGTCACCCGGTCAAAGTCAAACAGCGTGGCTGCCTTTTCAAAGGAGAAAATCTCCTCCCCATCCGGAGGCGACCAACTGAGCAAAGCCAAATAGTTTTTCAACGCTTCCGGCAAAAAGCCCATCTGCTGAAACTCCGCCACAGAGGTTGCCCCATCCCGTTTGGAGAGCTTTTTCCCTTCCGGGTTCAGAATCAAAGGCGAGTGGGCAAACTGAGGCGGTTCATGGCCGAGGGCTCGGTAGAGCAAAATTTGCTTCGGGGTATTGCCGATGTGATCTTCGCCGCGAATCACATGGGTAATGGCCATGTCGAGGTCATCCACCACCACCGCCAAATTGTAAAGGGGGTAGCCATCCGCCCGCGCAATCACCATATCCCCACCCAAATCCTGAGTATTCCAGGTAATTTGGCCACGAATCAGATCCACCCAAGAGACCTCTAGCGGCTCCTCAATTTTGAAGCGGATCACCGGCTGCCGACCCTCGGCTTCGTAGGCTTGTCGTTGCTCTTCGGTGAGATAGCGATGGCGGTTATCGTAGCGGGGGGCCTTGCCGGCGGCTTTTTGAGCGGTGCGCATTTCCTCCAATTCCGCCTCACTGACGTAGCAGCGATAGGCCAATCCTTGCTCCAGAAGCTGCTGCACCACCTCTCGGTAGCGTTCGATGCGATTGGATTGGTAGATCGGCCCCTCATCCCAGTCCAGCCCCAACCAAGCCAATCCGGCCAAAATGTTACGAGTGTAGCGGGGTAAAGACCGCTCGCGGTCGGTATCCTCAATGCGTAAAACAAAGGTGCCACCATGCCTACGGGCATACAGCCAATTGAAAACCGCTGTCCGGGCTGTGCCAATGTGCAAATTCCCGGTGGGGCTAGGGGCGATGCGAACACGAACAGTCACAGGCTAGGGATCCCGAGCAGAGCATTCAGATCCTAGTCGGCGGTGGGATCCTTTGTCATGTTGGGGTGCTGTTAAGCCCGATCCGCCTAAAACCGTTGCCAATTTGGACATTTCGAGTAGAATCGGCTTCATCTGCCGGTCAAAATGTAGGTTTTGTGGGGATAAGGGCTGATTAGCAATATCCCAATCCCCTTTTTTCTGGTGTTGAGGAACGAGCTGTCGCGCAAGAGGAATCACGACACATGCGTCTTACTTTGGCAATCGCTCTTGGACTGGTGTCTGCCGGGATCCCATTGGGATCTGCTTTCGCCCAAATGGCTTATCCTTCTTATCCAGTGGGCAACGCCCTGGATGCGATTCTGTTCGATACGGGCAAGGATGTGGATCCAGTTGTCTACCCCGAAGAGGTGGTGCGTTCCCAGGCCCGACAAACCAACGCCTACTTTACCACCCTCTTGGATCAGCGCACCAGTGCTCCGCCCTTACGGTCGCTGGATTTGCCTAGCCCCTATCAAGCTTCGGTTCGTACCCAGGCGGGCTACTACCGTGTCACCCAAACGGAGCCGGTTTTGGATTTTGAAATCTTGCGCTAGGCAAGACAATCCGGGCAGGGGGTCTGGGCAGGTCGTATGTAGAACCTGTACAAATCCGCCTTTCCGGCGAGGGGCTTCGGAGCGAAGAGGCTAAGATCGGCTTGTAGCGTGTTCAGGCTGCCTATGTCTGCTCGATCCAACAAAATCGAAGCTCCAGTCAAGGGAGTGGATCCCCGCCAGTTTACCGAATCTGATGTGGCAGCCATTGCAGAACGGTTGGAGCGAAACGATTATCCAACCGTCTTTGGCTGTTTAGAAGACTGGCATGCCCTCCGCGCCATTGCCTTTTATTCCCCCAGCTTGGTTGCTCCCTATGCCCACCTGCTGGAGTGGGAAGTGGATGAGGATTAGAACTTCAATCCTGCTGAGGAATTCGTAAATTCCCGATGCAACTTCAATCTGAATTGGATGGTGGCTCCTGCGGCTGATCTTGTCGGCGAATCAGGTAGCGCACCTCCTCAAGCAAGACGTAGAACCTCTGATCCGCTTCGACCCGATACTGGCGCATCTCTTCTAAAGCTCGCTCCTGCCTTTCCTGAAGGACTGTGATCCTGACTATCATCTGGGTGACTTCCTCGGCCCATTCGACAAAGTGGGCGAGGTCAGAGCGAGTCTCGCTGACGACCTGCTGTAGATCTCTCAGTCCTTGGGCGTTGGCGGCAGCTTGTTCAGCGAATTCAGCGCGGCTGTCCCGGATGACCTGCTGTAGCTCACGGATTCCTTGGGCGTTGGCGGCAGCTTGTTCAGCGAATTCAGCGCGGCTGTCCCGGATGACCTGCTGTAGCTCTCTCAGTCCTTGGGTGTTGGCAGCAGTTTGTTCGGCTACTCTGACCAGTAACTGCTCCACCCGATCTAATCGATCCTGACTCTGGCTGTGCATTAACTATTTTGACTCTATTTCAACTTCTTTCGGTTTGCCCTTTTCCGATAAGCCTTGGGTCAGCCTTGAAGGCTAAATAGGGTGAGTTACAAACCCATGCCTGCCAGGGTATCAATCACCTGCTCCAAAATCAGAGTGAGCTGGGGGTGAGAGGTTTCAAATAAACCCACGGCTTCTCCGATGCGGTCTTTGCTTTGGGCCGGGGATCCCATTTCAGCCAGTACAGCTGCTACTTCTTGGCGGATGGAGGCGATCTGTTGTCGCTGCTTCTCATCCAGGCCAGGAGTTTTTTGCAGTTCGGTATCCAGATTGTGCAGCAGTTGCCGCAGTTTCGATTCGGCCATTCTCGAATAGATCCTGATAGATGCTGACCAAGACACCTCGGTGGCGCTCCGCCCCGTGCATAGCACAATCATACAGCCTGATGCGGTTGACCAGGGATCCCTTACGAAGAGCAGCGTAAAGCCCCCGGTTTCCAACCGGGGGATATAAGCGCACAGGCTGAATTTATTCAGCAACAGAAATAGTACATACAATAGTCCCCATGAAACGGGTCACCACGACACTCAAGCTCAAGTTTCTTGGCCTCAATGCGGTCAAAGCAGAGATGTTCGACCAGACGGTTTGTGCGACAACCGCACTGGCAAACGAACTGCTCCGCATCAGTCCGAAGGAACGAAAAGCATTAACAACCGCCAAAGTGGTGACACCACTCAAGTCGGCCCTCTCCAACCAGGTGATTCGCATCCTCAAAGGGAAGGCGGGTAGGCGGGTCAAACACTTCAAAGTGTTCTGGCCAGAGGTCAACAACCAAAACTGGAAGCTGCACAAAGTAGGTAGCACCTACTCAGTGAGTTTCCCCACAATTCAGGGTGACAAGCGGGTTCCCCTTGAGGTTGGCAGTTCCTACTATGCCGAGCGTCTTGAGCGCATCCTGGCCGAACAGGATTGTGAACGGGGAACCTTGAAGCTGATGCAAATACGTGGGGTTTGGTATGCTGTTCTGTCTATCACTTGGGAAGTTCCCGAAGTGAAGAGTACGGAGCGACTGGGTGTTGACCGTGGGCAGAACCGTTTGGCAGTGGCGGCCACCCGTTGGGGTCGGGCGGTGTTTTTTGGGGGTGGAGAGGTAGCCTATCGTCGTCGTCGTTTCCAGAAGCGTCGCGCCCAGTTGCAGCAGGCGGGTAAATACCGAGCACTCAAGCGACTGGAGCGCAAAGAAGCCCGTTGGATGAGGGCGGTCAACCACACCGTTAGCCGTCGCATTGTACGGTTTGCCAATGCGGTAAATGCGGATGTGTGGATGGAAGACCTATCGGGTATCCGCCAATCCAGACAGAGCCAGAAGGCGCGTTCGGATGCCGGGAAATCGCGCCATACCTGGTCGTACTACGACCTGGAGTGGAAGGTTGCCTACAAGCTGGAGATGGCGGGTAGGACGCTGCATAAACGTCCTGCTGCCTACACATCCAAAACCGACCACAGGACAGGATTGATTGGGAAAAGGAGTGGGCATTTGTTCACCGGGCAGGACGGGTATTGCTGTGATGCCGACTGGAATGCCGCAATGAACATTGCCCAGTGGGACGGGTTTTCGTGTCCTCTGAGTCTAAAAGAAGCCCTGCCCGTAATAGGTAGGGTCGGCTCAGGGGATGGGGTAGTTGGCAATCCCCTGAACTCCATGAATCCTCCACAGCTTCAAGCTGTGGGGAGCTAGAAGGGAGAATCCCCCGGTTTCTAACCGGGGGAGTGTCAACCCAGTCAGTTAACTTTTGCAGCCAAGGGATCCACTCCCTGGATGAGCCCCTTAACATCGGCAATAGCGGCTTCTTTTGCACCCCCGCTTCCTTTTCATGTCTGATCTCGCTTTGCTGCTGTTGGTGCTGGCTGCGATCAGCTTCGCGATTTGGAGTATTTTTTGGCAGCAGAAGCGGAGCCAAGAATTGCTTCAGCGATGGGCAGCAGAACATGGCTATCAGATCCTGAGCCAAGAGGTACGGTACTGGCGGCGGGGGCCTTTTTTTTGGACCACTTCTCGCTATCAGTGGGTGTTTTATGTGCGGGTACGGGATTCTTGGGGGCGAGAACGCACCGGCTGGGTGAGGCTGGGAGACTGGTGGTGGGGACTATGGTCGGATCGGGTGGAAGATCGCTGGGAGTGAGAGTGTTGGTGGATCAGGGTGGATAAAACAGCGTTTTGCTTCCGCCAACTGTGCGTTTTAACCCTATCGGCAGCCTCCTAAAAAGAGGTTGAAGCAATCAAGATGAGAAGCTCAACAGAATTTGAAATTTGAATGGAGAGCTTGAATTGTCCTTACTGAAGTCCTCAGATTCATCAAGACGAGTAAAATGCTATACTCTCCCCAGGATCTGACTCAAAGAGGAGTTATGCGGAGCTGGCTCAGTCGAATGGTTGGCGGGGTTTTGGCAGGTACGCTGACTTGGGTCGGGATCCCGTCCTTGAGTTTGGCGCAGACCATCGAGGACGAAGGAGATCTGGTTCTCACCTACGAAGCAACTGAGGATGTCGAACTGGAGGCAGTGCGCCTGATCCTGGAAAGCAATGGCACCTTTGATGAGTTGATTGCTGGCCTAAATGAAGAGTTTGCTTTCCCTCAAGATATCCAGGTGGTTTTCACCGAGTGTGGCACAGTTAACGCCTTTTACGATCCTGAGGTTGTGCAGATCTCAATGTGCTACGAGCTAATCGCCTACTATGCCGCCCTTTTTGCGGATGAGAACATGTCCCCAGAAGATCTGGAAGCTCAGGTGATCGATTCGGGCCTGTTTACTTTTTTTCATGAGCTAGGCCACGCCCTGGTGGATCAGTATGAACTGCCGATCACCGGGCGGGAAGAGGATGTAGTAGATGAGTTTGCCGTTTTATCTTTGCTGGAATACGGCTCGGAAGGAGAATGGGCCGCCATTGTTGGCATGGCTCAATTCGCCTTTGATGCGGCTCAAGAGGCAGAAGTGGGGAACCTAGCCTACTGGGGAGAGCATGCTCTCAGCGCCCAGCGGTTTTACAGTATGGCCTGTCTGATCTACGGCAGCAACCCAGAACAATTCGCGGATTTGGTCGGCGAGGATGGTTTGCCGGAAGAACGCGCCACCCAGTGTCCCTATGAATATGAACAAAAGTACAACAGCTGGACAGTGCTGCTGGATCCCTACCTAAAGTAACCGGAGGTAACCGAGCCAACTGTTCTAGGGATCCCCTGGAATCTACCCAGCTGGGATCCCATTGTTCATTTACCGGAAGGCGCTTCTCCGAAGCTTTGGCCGATCTTCGGTTGAAGGCAAGCTGCAAGCTCAGATCCAGCCTAATTCATCCAAAACCAGGGCAAATACTGTCGCACAACTGGCCACTAACACAGACACATAAGCCGGCTGACCATGGGCAATGCAGACAGCGGCTGCCACCGAGGCCCCGACAGCAGCGGAGAAGGTGCGGCCAGCCCAGTTACCCTTGGAAGGTTTGTCTGAAGGATTGAATTTGTTAAACATTTTTAAGCAAGAAATGGGGATACAAAAGGGATCCAACCAATCCATCTGTTGGGATGAATCCATTGGGAAACCGCCCCAGACTACCATTCTCAGCTTGGTAATAAAGCCATTCTCAATATTTCTTCGCTTAGGCTTCAATCTTTCGTAAAATTGCGCTGAGATGCTCATAATCCTCCCGCAGGAGCGAACTCAGGTGTCGCCCCGCCTGTAAAAGCCAGTTGCGATCCCGGTTCAAGATCTGGTAGCTCTGGCGGATCACGGCAGCCACCAACTCATCGGCAGGGATCCCGCCTACCTGCAGCAGGGTGCGCAAAAACTCGAAAGAGCTACAAAACTCCGCCACCTCTGCTTCAGAGCAACGGTAAACCGGTTGGTGAATCTGGGGAGGGCGGGGGGGCAAATACTGATAGATGCGCCCTTCGCTGACAAATCCGACAATCGCTGAGCGGAAATCGGTTCGCAACATGGCAAAAATTTGGGGTTGTTGCTCCCGTAGCTCCTGGGCGGATAGACCTAAAGCTCTGGCACGGTGAACGGTGTCGATGGGGGTGATGGCGGCATGGCAAACTACCCCATAAATCCAGTTGCCAGTCTCTTCATCCTGGGAGCGTGTCCAACTGCCGAGGGCAGGCATCGTCGGGAAAGTCAGCCGTTCCGGTTCAAAACACTGGGCGACAAAGGTTGTGGTACTGGCCTCCACCACTTCCCCAAGGGCAGAACGGGGCTGGGAAGTCAGAGGAGGAGAGGCGGCTCGCATATTCTGAGTGGGTGTTCGGGTAGAAGAACGAAGAAGCGACTGCCCATGTAGATAGATTAGACGGATCTAACGGATTGATGCAGCTCAACTAGATCCAATCCACAGACAGATGTGTCGATGGACAGATGATTGAGTTTAAGACTTATGAAGCAAAGGTCAATCGACTTGCCTGATATTTTGCCACTTTTGTGAAGCTTTTCTTTCACCTTCTCAAAAAAATCGGTATCCTTCCGCAGCCAATCCACGACTTGGCAGTCTTCGAGCTTGTAATTGCTAAGAAAGTTAGCAGCTGTCGCGTGGGACTGCGTAATATATTTTTTCACACGCTCTTGGATGGATTCGCCATCCTAAATATAGGTAGTTGGCGAGTGGAGGAAGAAGAAATGAACGCCCAGCAACGTGGTCAAATCATCGCTTCTGAGTGGATGATCGACAGTCAAAATCCAGTGCACTCCATTTCTCGGCTTAAGCGCAGAGCTACCTATTCCGATGTAACCCTGTGGTGGTTGGTGGTGCAATTGAACTTGATGGAGCAAACCTCCATGCACTCAGAGCACCGCTAGAACCTGCTTAGCCCTAGCGGGATCCCAATCCAGAACCCCCCAGATTCTAAACTCAACCTTAAGAAGAAGAGCTAAGGTTCGAGCTTGGCGGGGACTCAGTCAAGGTGGATGGACTGAACTCCCCAGTGGGCCTACAAGTATTCTCAAAGAAAAGTGTTAAGGGATCCCAAAAGGATGACGCAGATCCCCATCAGGCTCAGTAGCGTAGAAACTGTTGCAAACCTTCTGGCGCGGGAGCACTGCCCAATGACCCCTTCCGAATTGCTGACGTTGGTGACGTTGCTTTTTCCCGGCATCCTGCTGTCACTGATTTTGATGGCGACCTTTGCAGCAGGGGGATGATCACTCCAGTATCGATGATCAAGAGGAACCGGCGTCCGCAGAGGTCGCAAATCTCGGATTGCTAGG
The DNA window shown above is from Thermostichus vulcanus str. 'Rupite' and carries:
- a CDS encoding DUF2555 domain-containing protein: MSARSNKIEAPVKGVDPRQFTESDVAAIAERLERNDYPTVFGCLEDWHALRAIAFYSPSLVAPYAHLLEWEVDED
- a CDS encoding DUF4344 domain-containing metallopeptidase, coding for MRSWLSRMVGGVLAGTLTWVGIPSLSLAQTIEDEGDLVLTYEATEDVELEAVRLILESNGTFDELIAGLNEEFAFPQDIQVVFTECGTVNAFYDPEVVQISMCYELIAYYAALFADENMSPEDLEAQVIDSGLFTFFHELGHALVDQYELPITGREEDVVDEFAVLSLLEYGSEGEWAAIVGMAQFAFDAAQEAEVGNLAYWGEHALSAQRFYSMACLIYGSNPEQFADLVGEDGLPEERATQCPYEYEQKYNSWTVLLDPYLK
- a CDS encoding DUF4404 family protein, which produces MAESKLRQLLHNLDTELQKTPGLDEKQRQQIASIRQEVAAVLAEMGSPAQSKDRIGEAVGLFETSHPQLTLILEQVIDTLAGMGL
- a CDS encoding RNA-guided endonuclease TnpB family protein, whose product is MKRVTTTLKLKFLGLNAVKAEMFDQTVCATTALANELLRISPKERKALTTAKVVTPLKSALSNQVIRILKGKAGRRVKHFKVFWPEVNNQNWKLHKVGSTYSVSFPTIQGDKRVPLEVGSSYYAERLERILAEQDCERGTLKLMQIRGVWYAVLSITWEVPEVKSTERLGVDRGQNRLAVAATRWGRAVFFGGGEVAYRRRRFQKRRAQLQQAGKYRALKRLERKEARWMRAVNHTVSRRIVRFANAVNADVWMEDLSGIRQSRQSQKARSDAGKSRHTWSYYDLEWKVAYKLEMAGRTLHKRPAAYTSKTDHRTGLIGKRSGHLFTGQDGYCCDADWNAAMNIAQWDGFSCPLSLKEALPVIGRVGSGDGVVGNPLNSMNPPQLQAVGS
- the gltX gene encoding glutamate--tRNA ligase, encoding MTVRVRIAPSPTGNLHIGTARTAVFNWLYARRHGGTFVLRIEDTDRERSLPRYTRNILAGLAWLGLDWDEGPIYQSNRIERYREVVQQLLEQGLAYRCYVSEAELEEMRTAQKAAGKAPRYDNRHRYLTEEQRQAYEAEGRQPVIRFKIEEPLEVSWVDLIRGQITWNTQDLGGDMVIARADGYPLYNLAVVVDDLDMAITHVIRGEDHIGNTPKQILLYRALGHEPPQFAHSPLILNPEGKKLSKRDGATSVAEFQQMGFLPEALKNYLALLSWSPPDGEEIFSFEKAATLFDFDRVTRSAARFDWDKLNWINSQYIKQLSPPELVERLSPFWQAAGLELATVPDPAWLEDVARLIGDGIDRLTDAPSLSRFLLQESLSYTLPALEQLRIPGVAEAMTAMAEALQTVTSVKVTVETLKPLVDQVAKTQGLKKGLLLKSLRAALTGDLQGPDLMESFVLLQRRGWALGRLQAVQKLVA